The Terriglobales bacterium genome has a segment encoding these proteins:
- the yacG gene encoding DNA gyrase inhibitor YacG, with product MSKRLRSLRCPICKALVLRTAAEFPFCSERCRLIDLGKWASGKYVVSSPIAEPEAAALDEAHPSYDDDTD from the coding sequence ATGTCCAAGCGCCTGCGCAGCCTGCGGTGCCCGATCTGCAAGGCGCTTGTTCTGCGCACGGCGGCCGAGTTCCCGTTCTGCAGTGAGCGCTGTCGCTTGATCGACCTGGGCAAATGGGCAAGCGGCAAGTACGTGGTCTCCAGCCCCATCGCGGAGCCGGAGGCCGCGGCGCTCGACGAGGCGCATCCTTCTTACGAT